GCAAGTCTGGAAGTCCACGCGCCAGTCACAGACCTAGAGAATTTCCCGAAGCGGCATCGACCAGACTGGATCGGAAACAGATACCCTGAGAGTACTGATGTGTGTGAGGTCTGGTTCATGAATCAGGGCGCGGAGATCATTTGTGTCGGCACCGAGCTGTTACTGGGGGATATTGTCAATACCAATGCCCAGTTTCTCTCTCAACAACTGGCCCAGTTAGGGATTCCCCACTACTACCAAACCGTTGTTGGAGATAATCCGGTGCGGCTGAAACGGGTTTTAGCGATCGCCTGTGAACGTTCCCAAATTTTGATCTTCACGGGGGGGTTTGGGGCCTACCCCTGACGATTTGACCACAGAAACGATCGCCGACTTTTTTGATGTGCCCCTGATCGAGCGCTCCGAGATCCTGGAAGATATGGCACAGAAGTTTGCCCTTCGGGGTCGCACCCTAACACCAAGTAATCGCAAACAAGCCCTGTTACCAACGGGCGCTGATATTCTTCCCAATCCAGTTGGGAGTGCTCCAGGACTGATCTGGCAACCTCGCCCTGGCCTTACTCTTTTGACATTTCCGGGGGTGCCGACGGAAATGCAGCGGATGTGGCAGGAAACGGCGGTGCCGTTTTTACAACGCCAAGGCTGGGGGCAGCGAACTATTTATAGTCGCACTTTAAAGTATTGGGGCATTGCCGAGTCTGCCCTGGCAGAACAAATTCCCACCCTGTTAGCGCTGGAGAATCCCACTGTTGCCCCCTACGCCAACTACGGAGAAGTCAAGTTACGTATCTCGGCACGGGCGGCATCAGATGCGGCAGCTCAGGTCTTGATCGCTCCGATTGAACAACAACTCCGGGCGGTGGGGGGGCTGGATTGCTATGGTGCCGATGACGAAACCCTGGCAACCGTCGTCGGGAAGCAATTGCAAACCAGAGAAATGACCCTGGCGGTCGCCGAGTCCTGCACGGGAGGGGGGCTAGGACACCTGTTAACTGAGGTTCCGGGCAGTTCCCAGTATTTTCTCGGGGGGGTGATTGCCTATGAAAACTCCGTGAAGGAGACCCTGTTGGGAGTGGATGCAGGCGTGTTAGCCCAGGTAGGTGCAGTCAGTCGTGAGGTAGCGCAACAAATGGCTGTAGGGGTGCGATCTCGCCTGGGAGCAACTTGGGGCTTAAGTATTACGGGCATTGCTGGCCCGGATGGCGGGACGCCAGAGAAGCCCGTGGGGCTGGTCTATATTGGCCTCGCTGGCCCAGGGGCATCCGTCACCAGTTTTGAACATCGGTTTGGTAGTCAGCGGAGTCGCCCGGTGATTCGTCGTGTCAGTGCCTGTTCAGCGCTGGATCACCTGCGGCGTCAATTGCTACAAAAATGAGTTTAGTCAACCATGGGTTCAGCAGGCACAGGTCGCAGATGGTGAACCAATGCCTGGAGGCCCAATCGATAGCTGTCAGCCCCAAAACCACTGATCTGCCCAATTGCAACAGCAGCAATATAGGAGTGGTGGCGAAAAGACTCCCGCCGATAAATATTGCTGAGGTGAACTTCAACGGTGGGCAGGTTCACGGCTGTAATCGCATCCCTGATGGCAACACTGGTATGGGTGTAGGCTGCCGCATTGATCAACAGCCCTTGATGCTTGCCGAAGGCCTCCTGAATGGCATCCACCAGCATCCCTTCATGGTTGGACTGCAAGGTGGTGACATCAGCCTGAAGCCGCTGTCCCTCCACCACTAAGCCATGATTGATCTGATCCAGGGTGATAGAGCCGTAAATCGTTGGCTCACGTAGACCCAAAAAATTGAGATTGGGGCCATGGAGTACCAAAATACTCAGCAAGGAATGATCCTTCCTAATGGAGTAAGGGGAATAGGCCTAGTGACGAGAGGTGCGATCGTCAATGGGGATCGGGATCAGTTCAGCTTCTGGTTGGGCATCCGGACTGAGCAGGGCTTCAATTAACTTCCGTACCCAGTCAGTAACCTTGTCCAATATTTTTTCTAAAGCATCCATTGCTTGAACCGCTCCTTGCACTAGTTCGATGACTGCTCCAAATTGCCAGATAGATTGCTGCGATCGCAGTCTAAATTCACCGTACATGAAAAACCACTAATAAAACTGTCTACCTTAAACTGTTTGTGGAGGTTTGTGAGGTTTCTAGTTTATTTTGAGTTTTTCTTACCTAAATATAACTAATTAAAGCAAATGATCAAAGAACTTAACAACCCTGGGATCGATAGATGATGATTGTGCTCATGGGAGTGGCGGGTTAAGGAAGGTCAAGCATTGGCAGCCAATTGGCTGCTAACTTAGGTTGGAGGTTTACCGACGCAGACGATTTCCATGCCGTCGCCAACATTGCCAAGATGGATCAGGGATCGCCCTTAGACGATGGGGATCCTCAACCCTGGCGGCAACGGTTATTCGGCGCTGAATGGGGATCGCCCCGCTCGATGGCGCGATCGCCCCCCAAGTCTATGAATAACGCTCAATGGGGACTGTGAACATTGCCACCGCTGTAGCTACCTGTCTGGGGTGACAATCAACGGCACCCCACGGGTAGGATATGTTGTTAACTGGTTCGTCTGGCAAATTCCTTCCCAAGCAGAACTTCGTATGGTCAAATTTAAGTTCGCGGCTGTCATCCTCTGGCTGACGATGGCGCTGCCTGCCCTAAGTCAACCTGCTCCCGCCGATCTCAACTGCTATGTACAAGCGACCCAAGATGGGCGGGTGATCAACCTGGGGCAGCTATGTAGCAACCTTCAGGGTTCTCCGATTCAACTGCCAAATCGCAACGGCAGCGAGGTAACAGCAACCCCTGTATCCGATCCCGCCCACAAGACTTCTCTCAGTGCCTCGATCAACTCCTATGATGGGGATTCCCTCGTGGGTACCGTCACCAATAATAGCGATCGCACCGCTCTCTTTGTTGTTGTTCACTACGAAATTTTAGATGAACAAGGGAGCGTTATTAGCACTGGCACCATCGATACCGGCGCAGAGGATGTGGGACCAGGAGAGTCCGTCACCTTCAATGGGGTAGGACTCAAGCATGGTTATACAATCCGACCGACCTTTGTGCAATGGACATGGGCCAACTAAGGGATCATGCGGCAGCGGCAATCTAAAATTGGCTTAGGGCTGAGGTAATTGATCCAGCTGCCGCCGTACCTCCTGGATGTCTTGCCACATCAACCATTTAGGACTTCCCTTCTCCCGTGACTGGTTGCGGAGCAAATAGGCCGGATGGAAGATGGGCATACAACGCCGACCTTGCCACTCCATCCATTGGCCTCGGATTTGCGTTATCCCCCGCTTATCCCCTGTCACCCCTTTCACGGCTGTGGCTCCCGTCAACAGGATAATTTTGGGATCAACGATGCGGATTTGTTCTAGTAAGTAGGGACGACAGGCATCCACTTCGTCAGGGGTGGGGGTGCGATTCTCTGGGGGACGGCATTTGACTACATTGCAGATATAGACATCCTGCTCGGAACTCAGTTGCACAGATTCCAGAATCTTATCGAGGAGTTGTCCAGCCTTCCCCACAAAGGGCAGTCCGGTCTCATCCTCATTCTGACCCGGCCCCTCCCCTATAATCATGATCAACGCTTGGGGATTGCCTCGACTGATCACGACATGAGTGCGGGTTGCCCCCAAGCCACACCGCTGACATTGACTACAATCATGGTTCAGATCTGTCAGGGTGGCGTAGGTGCCAGGAGCAATGGGAATCTTGGCATTGGTGGGAATCAAATTCCGATCAACAGTTACTGCGGCAGTCGGTGGCAGCGCTGCTAACAGGTCAAACAAACTAATTTGGTCTTCGCTAGCCATGAATTTTGCAGCGATTTTATCCTTTACCTTAGCAGTTTGTTTTGCCTCTTAGAAAGGGGATGGATTATTGATTTCCATCCCCTTTCTAAGAGGCGCTGATTTACTTAAATTCGCTCAACAGCTCATAGAACAGGATTTGACAAGCCTTAGCCGCAATTCTAGAACGTGCT
This region of Neosynechococcus sphagnicola sy1 genomic DNA includes:
- a CDS encoding molybdopterin-binding protein — its product is MNQGAEIICVGTELLLGDIVNTNAQFLSQQLAQLGIPHYYQTVVGDNPVRLKRVLAIACERSQILIFTGGFGAYP
- a CDS encoding uracil-DNA glycosylase produces the protein MASEDQISLFDLLAALPPTAAVTVDRNLIPTNAKIPIAPGTYATLTDLNHDCSQCQRCGLGATRTHVVISRGNPQALIMIIGEGPGQNEDETGLPFVGKAGQLLDKILESVQLSSEQDVYICNVVKCRPPENRTPTPDEVDACRPYLLEQIRIVDPKIILLTGATAVKGVTGDKRGITQIRGQWMEWQGRRCMPIFHPAYLLRNQSREKGSPKWLMWQDIQEVRRQLDQLPQP
- a CDS encoding FxLYD domain-containing protein, with translation MVKFKFAAVILWLTMALPALSQPAPADLNCYVQATQDGRVINLGQLCSNLQGSPIQLPNRNGSEVTATPVSDPAHKTSLSASINSYDGDSLVGTVTNNSDRTALFVVVHYEILDEQGSVISTGTIDTGAEDVGPGESVTFNGVGLKHGYTIRPTFVQWTWAN
- a CDS encoding competence/damage-inducible protein A, with amino-acid sequence MGPTPDDLTTETIADFFDVPLIERSEILEDMAQKFALRGRTLTPSNRKQALLPTGADILPNPVGSAPGLIWQPRPGLTLLTFPGVPTEMQRMWQETAVPFLQRQGWGQRTIYSRTLKYWGIAESALAEQIPTLLALENPTVAPYANYGEVKLRISARAASDAAAQVLIAPIEQQLRAVGGLDCYGADDETLATVVGKQLQTREMTLAVAESCTGGGLGHLLTEVPGSSQYFLGGVIAYENSVKETLLGVDAGVLAQVGAVSREVAQQMAVGVRSRLGATWGLSITGIAGPDGGTPEKPVGLVYIGLAGPGASVTSFEHRFGSQRSRPVIRRVSACSALDHLRRQLLQK
- the aroQ gene encoding type II 3-dehydroquinate dehydratase, with protein sequence MLSILVLHGPNLNFLGLREPTIYGSITLDQINHGLVVEGQRLQADVTTLQSNHEGMLVDAIQEAFGKHQGLLINAAAYTHTSVAIRDAITAVNLPTVEVHLSNIYRRESFRHHSYIAAVAIGQISGFGADSYRLGLQALVHHLRPVPAEPMVD